In a genomic window of Candidatus Eisenbacteria bacterium:
- a CDS encoding YjbQ family protein has protein sequence MKSATEYLTFEVPERMAFRNITAEVEGVVRKSGIREGLCLVNAMHITASVFINDDEPGLHEDYKRWLEELAPFDPSPERYRHNRTGEDNGDAHHKRQIMGREVVVAVTDGRLDFGPWEQIFYGEFDGKRRKRVLVKVIGG, from the coding sequence ATGAAATCCGCGACCGAATATTTGACCTTCGAAGTTCCTGAACGGATGGCGTTCCGGAACATCACCGCCGAAGTGGAGGGGGTCGTGCGAAAGAGCGGGATCCGGGAAGGGCTCTGCCTGGTGAACGCCATGCACATCACCGCGTCGGTCTTCATCAACGACGACGAGCCCGGCCTTCACGAGGACTACAAGCGATGGCTCGAGGAGCTGGCCCCCTTCGATCCGTCGCCGGAACGCTACCGCCACAACCGGACCGGCGAGGATAACGGCGACGCCCACCACAAACGCCAAATCATGGGACGAGAAGTGGTGGTGGCGGTCACCGACGGCCGTCTCGATTTCGGCCCCTGGGAGCAAATCTTCTACGGCGAGTTCGACGGGAAACGGCGGAAACGCGTACTGGTCAAGGTGATCGGCGGGTGA
- a CDS encoding (2Fe-2S)-binding protein: MTPESDSGRITRHPVFDPAGGRTVRFTFNGRDLKGREGEAVSSALFAGGVRVFGHHHKDGGAQGIYCANGQCAQCTLIIDGVPLKSCVTPLREGMDVRSLEGLPELLEVPPPGVDPPERIETDVLILGAGPSGMAAAIELGKVGVRTILADDKDRLGGKLVLQTHKFFGSVEDCHAGTRGTEIARILEREIAELPDVDVWLQSIALGVYSDRTIGIRRSDGYKIVAPKTLLVSAGAREKSIVFPGCDLPGVYGAGAFQTLVNRDAVRSSDRIFVLGGGNVGLIAAYHALQADMTVVGLAEALETCGGYYVHADKIRRLGVPIYTRHTVIAAHGSEGLEAVTVAAVDEAFRPIPGTEKTYRVDTLLIAVGLDPVNEFHEKALAFGVDSRLAGDAEEIAEASAAMFSGKIRGIEIARDLGATDRAIPEEWSVKAEVLKSPGGAVHPYEEETRREGIYPILHCTQEIPCNPCMTVCPNNLIHTEDHPILGMPEFDGDCTGCMKCVTICPGLAVTLVDRRKDPESPVVIVPFELGAWRVAEGEEIAVVDHAGEALGRGRLLKILRPKSTPGTLLLRIEAPAAIANRIAGVRVQSPEETSPEPEPWESLLADDAILCRCERVTVGEIRSLLRGGVRDMNEIKALTRCGYGACGGKTCRPLLARLCREEGIPDEEITPFTDRPLFAETPLGWFSGGRSDR, translated from the coding sequence TTGACGCCGGAAAGCGACAGCGGACGAATCACCCGGCATCCCGTCTTCGATCCGGCCGGCGGCCGGACGGTTCGTTTTACCTTCAACGGCCGAGACCTGAAAGGCCGCGAGGGAGAGGCGGTCTCCTCCGCCCTCTTCGCCGGCGGCGTCCGGGTCTTCGGACATCACCACAAGGACGGCGGGGCGCAGGGGATCTACTGCGCCAACGGCCAGTGCGCCCAGTGCACGCTCATCATCGACGGCGTCCCCCTGAAAAGCTGCGTCACGCCTCTCCGCGAGGGGATGGACGTGCGGAGCCTGGAGGGACTCCCCGAGCTGCTCGAGGTTCCGCCCCCCGGCGTGGATCCGCCGGAGAGGATCGAGACGGACGTGCTGATCCTCGGCGCCGGCCCCTCGGGGATGGCGGCGGCGATCGAGCTGGGGAAGGTCGGTGTCCGAACGATCCTGGCGGACGACAAGGATCGCCTCGGCGGCAAGCTGGTGCTTCAGACCCATAAGTTCTTCGGCTCCGTCGAGGACTGCCACGCCGGAACGCGGGGGACCGAGATCGCCCGCATCCTGGAAAGGGAGATCGCGGAACTCCCGGACGTCGACGTGTGGCTCCAATCGATCGCCCTCGGCGTGTACAGCGACCGGACGATCGGGATCCGGCGCTCCGACGGCTACAAGATCGTAGCGCCGAAGACGCTCCTCGTTTCCGCCGGCGCGCGGGAGAAGTCGATCGTCTTCCCCGGCTGCGACCTCCCCGGCGTCTACGGCGCGGGCGCCTTCCAGACGCTGGTCAACCGGGACGCCGTCCGCTCGTCGGACCGGATCTTCGTGCTCGGCGGCGGGAACGTGGGGCTGATCGCCGCCTATCACGCATTGCAGGCGGACATGACCGTGGTCGGCTTGGCGGAGGCGCTGGAAACCTGCGGCGGGTACTACGTGCACGCCGACAAGATCCGCCGGCTCGGCGTGCCGATCTACACACGCCACACGGTGATCGCCGCCCACGGGAGCGAGGGCCTGGAGGCGGTGACCGTCGCCGCCGTGGACGAGGCGTTCCGCCCGATCCCGGGAACGGAAAAGACCTACCGCGTCGACACGCTCCTCATCGCCGTCGGCCTCGATCCGGTGAACGAGTTCCACGAAAAGGCGCTGGCCTTCGGCGTCGATTCGCGCCTCGCCGGCGACGCCGAGGAGATCGCCGAAGCGAGCGCCGCCATGTTCTCCGGCAAGATTCGGGGCATCGAGATCGCCCGCGACCTGGGCGCCACGGACCGGGCGATCCCGGAAGAGTGGAGCGTCAAGGCGGAGGTGCTGAAGAGCCCCGGCGGAGCGGTTCATCCTTATGAGGAAGAAACGCGCCGCGAGGGGATCTACCCGATCCTCCACTGCACGCAGGAGATCCCCTGCAACCCCTGCATGACCGTCTGTCCGAACAACCTGATCCACACCGAAGACCACCCGATCCTCGGCATGCCCGAATTCGACGGCGACTGCACCGGCTGCATGAAGTGCGTCACCATCTGCCCCGGCCTGGCGGTCACGCTGGTGGACCGCCGCAAGGACCCGGAGAGCCCCGTCGTGATCGTCCCCTTCGAGCTGGGCGCGTGGCGCGTCGCCGAGGGGGAGGAGATCGCCGTGGTCGATCACGCCGGCGAAGCGCTCGGGCGGGGGCGGCTCCTCAAGATCCTCCGGCCCAAGTCGACGCCGGGGACGCTCCTTCTCCGAATCGAGGCGCCCGCGGCGATCGCCAACCGGATCGCGGGGGTGCGCGTGCAGTCACCGGAGGAGACGTCGCCGGAGCCGGAGCCGTGGGAGAGTCTTCTCGCGGACGACGCGATCCTCTGTCGCTGCGAGCGGGTAACCGTCGGTGAGATCCGCTCCCTCCTTCGGGGGGGCGTGCGCGACATGAACGAGATCAAGGCGCTCACCCGCTGCGGCTACGGCGCCTGCGGCGGGAAGACCTGCCGTCCGCTCCTGGCGCGTCTCTGCCGCGAGGAGGGAATCCCCGACGAGGAGATCACCCCCTTTACCGACAGGCCGCTCTTCGCGGAAACGCCCCTCGGATGGTTTTCGGGCGGGAGGTCGGACCGATGA
- a CDS encoding saccharopine dehydrogenase NADP-binding domain-containing protein, which yields MQKILVIGAGMVGRAMAVDLCRAFDTTLADIDEERLALIREHHPIRVVALNAADQEAVRRAAAGQDLVIGAVPGFLGFETVRAVIEAGRNIVDISFFDEDAFALDEMAKEKGVTAVVDCGVAPGMSNVILGHHAARMEVEDFECVVGGLPVKRTWPYQYKAPFSPIDVFEEYIRPARLVENGRVVTRPVLSGAEYVDIDPVGTLEASNTDGLRTLLRTMKVPNMREKTLRYPGHFEYIRLLLESGFFDKEPIDVNGATVRPIDVTARLLFPRWRLAEDEPELTVMRAILRGRREGKPVEIVYDLFDRYDEETRTSSMARTTGYTATAAATLLLDGSFDRKGICPPEYLGAEPGCFERLLAYQKERGVIYERTERLLPED from the coding sequence ATGCAAAAAATACTCGTGATCGGCGCCGGCATGGTCGGCCGGGCGATGGCGGTGGACCTCTGCCGCGCCTTCGACACCACCCTCGCGGACATCGACGAAGAGCGCCTCGCCCTCATTCGGGAGCACCACCCGATCCGCGTCGTGGCGCTGAACGCCGCGGATCAGGAGGCGGTTCGCCGCGCCGCGGCGGGCCAGGACCTGGTGATCGGCGCCGTCCCCGGATTCCTCGGCTTCGAGACGGTCCGCGCCGTGATCGAGGCGGGCCGGAACATCGTGGATATCTCCTTCTTCGACGAGGACGCCTTCGCCCTCGATGAGATGGCCAAGGAGAAAGGCGTCACCGCCGTCGTGGACTGCGGCGTCGCGCCGGGAATGTCCAACGTGATCCTCGGCCACCACGCCGCGCGCATGGAGGTGGAGGACTTCGAGTGCGTCGTCGGCGGCCTCCCGGTGAAGCGGACCTGGCCTTACCAGTACAAGGCCCCCTTCTCCCCCATCGACGTCTTCGAGGAATACATCCGCCCCGCCCGCCTCGTCGAGAACGGCCGCGTCGTCACCCGGCCGGTCCTCTCCGGCGCGGAGTACGTGGACATCGATCCGGTGGGGACGCTGGAGGCGTCCAACACGGACGGGCTCCGCACGCTCCTTCGTACCATGAAGGTCCCGAACATGCGGGAGAAGACGCTCCGCTACCCGGGGCACTTCGAGTACATCCGCCTCCTCCTGGAGAGCGGCTTCTTCGACAAGGAACCGATCGACGTGAACGGCGCGACGGTGAGGCCCATCGACGTCACCGCGCGGCTGCTCTTCCCGCGCTGGCGCCTCGCCGAGGACGAACCGGAGCTGACGGTGATGCGGGCGATTCTTCGAGGCCGACGGGAGGGAAAGCCGGTGGAAATCGTCTATGATCTCTTCGACCGCTACGACGAGGAAACCCGCACCAGTTCCATGGCGCGCACCACCGGCTACACGGCGACCGCCGCGGCGACGCTCCTTCTGGACGGATCCTTCGACCGCAAAGGGATCTGTCCCCCCGAGTATCTCGGCGCCGAGCCGGGTTGTTTCGAGCGGCTTCTCGCCTATCAGAAAGAGCGAGGCGTGATCTACGAAAGGACCGAGAGACTCCTTCCCGAGGATTGA
- the sppA gene encoding signal peptide peptidase SppA yields the protein MRSRSHPFLRSFFASLLAFAVLILLLIGIGAAALHGDEEKIEDGSWLVIDLYGEITEYDPPGGLLAEIVGGSPRTLSRTLDNLDKARYDDRVAGVILKLSAASGAGTAMLEEIRGAVHRLRDSGKPVYGWADSMDRRTFYLASACDSIFIPPPAYIQFTGMAMMSTHVKKTLDKIGVKPNVHKIKDYKSAAELVTREKLSEPAMENRRWLMDEQWAMFMDAIREDRGMSEEEATALMEHALFTSEEAVEGGLADRIAYWDELIDSIEGEDGGAEEESDDDDDDLPLVDEGRYGDVTWKDLDREGKKTIAVVHAEGTIAGRKSKVDPMLGILMGHESVAEDLRAAREDDDVAAIVFRVNSGGGSSLTSDLIARAVEIASAEKPVVVSMVDVAASGGYYIAYRGTRVIADPTTITGSIGSISAKMNISGLHEKLGFTHDTLEKGPMGLIWSSQRDFTDEEWERFTENHWEGFNMWLRDVAEKRGMTFEEAEKLAHGRVWTGRQALANGLIDGIGGMDRAVALARDLAEIPEDEMVNVTHFPKEKGLVESIMSGELDFSYLARVALYHFIRDDLTATWKLLTDGGALLYEETAIR from the coding sequence GTGAGATCCCGATCCCACCCCTTTCTCCGATCCTTTTTCGCATCCCTCCTCGCCTTCGCGGTGCTGATTCTGCTGCTGATCGGAATCGGCGCCGCCGCCCTCCACGGGGACGAGGAGAAGATCGAGGACGGCTCCTGGCTCGTCATCGATCTGTACGGCGAGATCACCGAGTACGACCCGCCCGGCGGATTGCTGGCGGAGATCGTCGGCGGTTCGCCCCGCACCCTTTCCCGGACGCTGGACAACCTGGACAAGGCGCGTTACGACGATCGCGTCGCCGGCGTGATCCTGAAGCTCTCCGCCGCCAGCGGCGCCGGCACGGCGATGCTCGAGGAGATTCGCGGCGCGGTGCACCGTCTCCGCGACTCCGGCAAGCCGGTCTACGGATGGGCGGACTCGATGGACCGGCGCACCTTCTACCTCGCCTCCGCCTGCGACTCCATCTTCATCCCGCCGCCGGCGTACATCCAGTTCACCGGGATGGCGATGATGTCGACGCACGTGAAGAAGACCCTCGACAAGATCGGCGTGAAACCGAACGTTCACAAGATCAAGGATTACAAGAGCGCCGCCGAGCTGGTCACCCGCGAAAAACTCTCCGAACCGGCGATGGAGAACCGACGCTGGCTGATGGACGAGCAGTGGGCGATGTTCATGGACGCGATCCGCGAAGACCGCGGCATGAGCGAGGAAGAGGCGACGGCGCTGATGGAGCACGCCCTCTTCACCTCCGAGGAAGCGGTCGAGGGAGGCCTCGCCGACCGAATCGCCTACTGGGACGAGCTGATCGATTCGATCGAGGGAGAGGACGGCGGCGCGGAGGAGGAGAGTGACGACGACGACGATGATCTCCCCCTCGTCGATGAGGGGCGCTACGGCGACGTCACCTGGAAGGATCTGGATCGCGAGGGGAAGAAGACGATCGCCGTCGTTCACGCCGAGGGGACCATCGCCGGCCGGAAGAGCAAGGTGGATCCCATGTTGGGAATCCTCATGGGACACGAGTCGGTCGCCGAGGACCTGCGGGCGGCGCGCGAGGACGACGACGTGGCGGCGATCGTCTTTCGCGTGAACAGCGGCGGCGGATCGTCGCTCACCTCCGATCTGATCGCCCGGGCGGTGGAGATCGCCTCCGCCGAGAAACCGGTGGTGGTGAGCATGGTCGACGTGGCCGCTTCGGGCGGCTACTACATCGCCTACCGCGGGACGCGGGTCATCGCCGACCCCACGACGATCACCGGCTCCATAGGCTCCATCAGCGCCAAGATGAACATCAGCGGCCTCCACGAAAAGCTCGGCTTCACCCACGACACGTTGGAGAAGGGGCCGATGGGACTCATCTGGTCGAGTCAGCGCGACTTCACCGACGAGGAGTGGGAACGCTTCACCGAGAACCATTGGGAAGGCTTCAACATGTGGCTCCGCGACGTGGCGGAGAAACGCGGCATGACCTTCGAGGAGGCGGAAAAGCTCGCCCACGGCCGCGTCTGGACGGGCAGGCAGGCCCTCGCCAACGGGTTGATCGACGGGATCGGCGGCATGGACCGCGCCGTCGCCCTCGCCCGGGATCTCGCCGAGATTCCCGAGGACGAGATGGTGAACGTGACCCATTTCCCGAAGGAAAAGGGACTCGTGGAATCGATCATGAGCGGCGAACTCGACTTTTCCTATCTGGCGCGGGTCGCCCTCTATCACTTCATCCGCGACGATCTGACCGCGACATGGAAACTGCTGACCGACGGCGGCGCCCTTCTCTACGAGGAGACGGCGATCCGCTGA
- a CDS encoding fibronectin type III domain-containing protein, translating into MRPPRKWIAMLAVLPLFLLACDDGGDDNPSGTGDVIAPSAVSTLVASDATENSIKLTWTAVGDDTTSGTANSYDIRYAEATITAGNWSNATAASGEPNPAAAGVQQTFTVTGLRGGTEYFFAMKTADEEPNWSDLSNIAVDTTLPSSLMLVASSGGEYAIIDPATGRDSVIVEPSGAYHENGTLWTFGYGCRRVYFRAKVDQSGEQAIWGCDAFDGLNVEKLTDHARLNVAALDGSPAEERIVFEAAGVGSYYPGRNIFVVDEDGTGLTQLTYEDEALEEPDGTDVTIVWCYQPVWSPDGTKIAFFARTLTTSKALHYDWVVMDADGSDKEVVNVFDGFSDVRRGGWSHDGEFLFVNQLDGADRKIRAIHVDSRTVTDITSVLGTSPQPLNWIAPSPMHDEIAFDRFMPSATSLYRASYTAAGTGLSVSTPVEVASSSQYGVLSYDQPDWAPFYPED; encoded by the coding sequence ATGAGACCCCCCCGCAAGTGGATCGCCATGCTTGCCGTCCTCCCCCTGTTCCTCCTCGCCTGCGACGACGGCGGCGACGACAACCCGTCCGGCACCGGCGACGTGATCGCGCCCTCGGCGGTGAGCACCCTGGTCGCGTCGGACGCCACGGAGAACAGCATCAAGCTCACCTGGACCGCCGTCGGCGACGACACCACGAGCGGCACGGCGAACTCCTACGACATCCGTTACGCCGAGGCGACCATCACCGCCGGCAACTGGTCGAACGCGACCGCCGCCAGCGGCGAGCCGAATCCGGCCGCGGCGGGCGTCCAGCAGACATTCACCGTCACCGGTCTTCGCGGCGGGACGGAGTACTTCTTCGCGATGAAGACCGCCGATGAAGAGCCGAACTGGTCCGACCTCTCCAACATCGCGGTGGACACCACCCTCCCGAGCAGCCTGATGCTGGTCGCCTCCTCGGGCGGCGAGTACGCCATCATCGATCCCGCCACCGGAAGGGACTCGGTGATCGTGGAGCCGAGCGGCGCCTATCACGAGAACGGGACTCTGTGGACCTTCGGTTACGGCTGCCGTCGCGTCTACTTCCGGGCCAAGGTCGATCAGAGCGGCGAACAGGCGATCTGGGGATGCGACGCCTTCGACGGCCTGAACGTGGAGAAACTCACCGACCACGCGCGTCTCAACGTGGCGGCCCTGGACGGATCCCCGGCGGAGGAGAGAATCGTCTTCGAGGCGGCCGGCGTCGGCTCGTACTACCCCGGACGCAACATCTTCGTCGTCGACGAGGACGGCACCGGCCTCACCCAGCTCACCTACGAGGACGAGGCGTTGGAGGAGCCGGACGGCACGGACGTCACCATCGTGTGGTGTTATCAACCGGTCTGGTCGCCGGACGGAACGAAGATCGCCTTCTTCGCGCGGACGCTCACCACGAGCAAGGCGCTTCACTATGATTGGGTCGTGATGGACGCGGACGGAAGCGACAAGGAAGTGGTGAACGTCTTTGACGGATTCTCCGACGTCCGCCGCGGCGGCTGGTCCCACGACGGCGAGTTCCTCTTCGTCAATCAGCTGGACGGAGCGGACCGGAAGATCCGGGCCATTCACGTCGACTCGAGGACCGTGACGGACATCACCTCCGTGCTGGGCACCTCCCCGCAACCGCTGAACTGGATCGCCCCGTCGCCCATGCACGACGAGATCGCCTTCGACCGCTTCATGCCGAGCGCCACGTCGCTCTACCGGGCGTCGTACACCGCCGCCGGCACCGGCCTGTCGGTTTCCACTCCGGTGGAAGTCGCCTCTTCGAGCCAGTACGGCGTCCTCTCCTACGACCAACCGGACTGGGCCCCCTTCTATCCGGAGGACTGA
- a CDS encoding fibronectin type III domain-containing protein: MRTPRKWIAMLAILPILFLACGDGDDDNPSGTGDVIAPSAVSDLVASDATRTSIQLTWTSTGDDTTSGTASSYDIRYAEATITAANWSSATQATGEPNPAAAGTQQTLTVTDLEGGTEYFFAMKAGDEVPNWSGLSNVAVDTTLPSSLILVASRGSHYVIVNPATGQDSVEIEPNVNYTATAWTFGYGCRRVYFDCRVDVSGASAIWGCDAFDGANVEMITDHTRMDVGDLDGSPTEEKIVFQATGVDPHYPGTNIFAIDEDGSGLTQLTTNEEMLQEPNGTNVRVNWSYMPLWSADGTKIAYWANVTVTDFGTNPHFDWIVMDADGSNKEIVFVHSGDAHYRRGGWSRDGEFLFINHADGSARKILALHLATLNESNITAGLGSTPYPVNLIAPSPQTDEIAFDRFYPSGSPLFTADYSAAGTGLSVSNLAELINNVTAGPSYNDPDWAPFYPED; this comes from the coding sequence ATGAGAACCCCCCGCAAGTGGATCGCCATGCTTGCCATCCTCCCCATCCTCTTTCTCGCCTGCGGCGACGGCGACGACGACAATCCGTCCGGCACCGGCGACGTGATCGCGCCCTCGGCGGTGAGCGACCTGGTCGCGTCGGACGCGACGCGGACGTCGATCCAGCTCACCTGGACCTCCACCGGAGACGACACCACGAGCGGCACGGCGAGCTCCTACGACATCCGTTACGCCGAGGCGACCATCACCGCCGCGAACTGGTCGAGCGCCACGCAGGCGACCGGCGAGCCGAATCCGGCCGCGGCGGGGACGCAGCAGACCCTCACCGTCACCGACCTCGAAGGTGGGACGGAGTACTTCTTCGCCATGAAGGCGGGCGACGAGGTGCCCAACTGGTCCGGTCTCTCCAACGTGGCGGTGGACACCACCCTTCCGAGCAGCCTGATCCTGGTGGCCTCCCGGGGGAGCCACTACGTGATCGTGAATCCCGCCACCGGCCAGGATTCGGTGGAGATCGAGCCGAACGTGAATTATACGGCCACGGCCTGGACCTTCGGCTACGGCTGCCGCAGGGTCTACTTCGATTGCCGGGTCGACGTGAGCGGCGCATCCGCGATCTGGGGTTGCGACGCTTTCGACGGCGCGAACGTGGAGATGATCACCGACCATACGCGGATGGACGTGGGCGATCTGGACGGCTCGCCGACGGAGGAGAAGATCGTCTTCCAGGCCACCGGCGTCGATCCCCACTATCCGGGAACCAACATTTTCGCGATCGACGAAGACGGCTCCGGCCTCACTCAGCTCACCACGAACGAGGAAATGCTCCAGGAGCCGAACGGCACCAACGTCCGCGTCAACTGGTCTTACATGCCCCTCTGGTCGGCGGACGGAACCAAGATCGCCTACTGGGCGAACGTGACGGTCACCGATTTCGGAACCAACCCGCATTTCGATTGGATCGTGATGGACGCCGACGGGAGCAACAAGGAAATCGTCTTCGTACACTCCGGCGACGCCCATTACCGGCGCGGCGGCTGGTCCCGGGACGGGGAGTTCCTCTTCATCAACCACGCCGACGGCTCGGCGCGCAAGATCCTCGCCCTGCACCTCGCCACATTGAACGAGTCGAATATCACGGCGGGACTGGGGAGCACCCCCTACCCCGTCAATCTGATCGCCCCGTCTCCTCAGACGGACGAGATCGCCTTCGACCGCTTCTACCCGAGCGGCAGCCCGCTCTTCACGGCGGATTACTCGGCGGCCGGGACCGGTCTCTCCGTCTCGAATTTGGCGGAGCTCATCAACAACGTGACCGCCGGCCCCAGCTATAACGATCCCGACTGGGCCCCCTTCTATCCGGAGGACTGA
- a CDS encoding FAD-binding oxidoreductase — MSGRAWDVVVIGAGSVGVPLAMSLAERKIRVLCIDEHASAGQGNNKCAIGGIRATHSEPAKVALCLHSLETFRAWKERHGEEIGWREGGYAYVAYDETIAALLRGMIPKQQAAGLNIRWIEAEEMRRLIPGINGEGLLGGTHSPEDGSAHPVRSGYAFHRRAVRLGAVFRFREKVSGLRIEGGRVKAVTTNRGSYACGAVVNCAGSFAKEVGAMAGVRLPVTPDCHESGITEPVKRFFDPMVVDIRKAPGSANYYFYQHDTGQIVFCMTPDPPILGTSVDETSEFLPLVAPRMVDLLPRLANLKVRRVWRGNYPQTPDGSPIVGRLGPENHWAAVGMCGQGFMLGPGVGDLVARALAGESNESDGEVLHALRPDRPFSSEEALK; from the coding sequence ATGAGCGGGCGCGCCTGGGACGTCGTCGTGATCGGCGCGGGGAGCGTGGGCGTCCCTCTCGCCATGAGCCTCGCCGAAAGGAAGATCCGCGTTCTCTGCATCGACGAGCACGCCTCCGCCGGCCAGGGAAACAACAAATGCGCCATCGGCGGCATACGGGCCACCCATAGCGAGCCGGCGAAGGTCGCCCTCTGCCTGCACTCTCTCGAGACCTTCCGCGCCTGGAAGGAACGACACGGCGAAGAGATCGGCTGGCGCGAAGGGGGCTACGCCTACGTCGCCTACGACGAAACGATCGCGGCGCTTCTCCGGGGAATGATCCCCAAACAGCAGGCGGCGGGACTGAACATCCGCTGGATCGAGGCGGAGGAAATGCGGCGGCTGATTCCGGGGATCAACGGGGAAGGGCTTCTCGGCGGCACCCACTCGCCGGAGGACGGGAGCGCCCATCCGGTGCGGAGCGGCTACGCCTTTCACCGGCGGGCGGTCCGGCTGGGCGCGGTCTTTCGCTTTCGGGAGAAGGTGAGCGGGCTCCGGATCGAAGGGGGGCGCGTAAAGGCGGTGACGACGAACCGGGGGAGCTACGCCTGCGGGGCCGTGGTCAACTGCGCCGGCTCCTTCGCGAAAGAGGTGGGCGCGATGGCCGGCGTTCGTCTTCCCGTCACGCCGGACTGTCACGAGTCGGGGATCACCGAGCCGGTGAAACGTTTCTTCGACCCGATGGTGGTGGACATCCGCAAAGCGCCCGGTTCCGCCAACTACTACTTCTACCAACACGACACCGGCCAGATCGTCTTCTGCATGACCCCCGACCCGCCCATCCTCGGCACGAGCGTCGACGAGACGAGCGAGTTCCTGCCGCTGGTGGCGCCGCGCATGGTCGATCTTCTACCGCGCCTCGCCAACCTGAAGGTCCGCCGCGTCTGGCGGGGGAATTATCCGCAGACGCCGGACGGTTCCCCCATCGTCGGGCGGCTCGGCCCGGAGAACCACTGGGCGGCGGTCGGCATGTGCGGCCAGGGTTTCATGCTCGGCCCGGGCGTGGGGGATCTGGTCGCCCGCGCCCTCGCCGGAGAATCGAACGAGAGCGACGGCGAGGTGCTCCACGCCCTCCGGCCGGACCGCCCCTTCAGCTCCGAAGAGGCCCTGAAGTAA